The region AATCAACCGTTTCGGCTTCATTACGAAAGCAGGCTTGTAGCGCGATACGGCGTAAAGACCGACGAGGCGGATGAGCGCTGCGGAGAAAAGCTGGATGATCAACGCCCAGACGCCGTAACCGGCAAGGGCAAGGCCGACGGCGAGGATGGCGGCGGCACTCTCCGACGTCATGCTCCAGATGGCGTCCTTGCTGAAATTCATGCGCCGGGCCAGCAGCGAATAGGCGACATCACCCGCCAATTGCAGCGGAATGAGAAACGCCATGATGCGCAGCAGATAGGCGCTTTCGACCGCGCCCAGCAATCCGCCGAAGAACTCGGCACCGAAGAACAATATCGCGGCCATGGTGCAGGAAATCGCAAGATTGGCCCAGAAGACGGTATGGATCGTGTCCATATCCTCTTCCTTTTCCACAATCAGCGCGGAGGTCAGGCCAGCGCCTGCAATCATGGTCAGGAACTGCACGACCGTCAGACCGACAGCGACGACACCGAACTCTTCGGGTGTCAGCAATCGGGCGAGAATCGGAACCGTGACAAACTTAAGCCCGAATGTGCCTGTTTTTGATAAAACGCTCCAGCCGACATTTGCGGTAATCGTCTTGACGCTCGGAGCTGGGGGCATTCGTGCATCCTATATGGTTTGGAGGCCAGCAGGGTAGTGGGCTGGCGGGAGATTTGCCACTCATCGGGGCCGCTCTTTTATCGGGCCCGACACTTCTTGATCAACACAAGGGGCGAAACAATGGCGAAATTTACAGTCGTTATTCCTTATTATCAAAAACAGCATGGCGTACTTGGTCGTGCATTGGCATCGGTTTTTTCCCAGTCTCTTCAGGATTTCGACCTCGTCACCGTCGATGATGAATCGCCTTATCCCATTGAAAAAGAACTAGAAGAGCTGACTGAAGCGCAGCGAAACCGCATCAAGGTCATCAAGCAGGCCAATGGTGGACCGGGCGGTGCACGCAACACCGGGCTCGATAACGTACCAGCGGAAACTGCCTATGTCGCATTCCTTGATTCGGACGATATGTGGACGCCGGATCACCTGAAGAATGCCGCCTACAGCCTCGAAACCTTTGGTGGTGAATGCTATTGGGCATCGATGCAGGCGAGCGACGAGTTCTATTATCACTTCGCGATTTCCGAACTGGAAAACAACGAGGGTGCGACGCGGCTGAACGAATCGCCCAAGGTAATCGAGCTGCCGGATCTGGCCAGCGTCATGCTGCGCAACTGGAGCTTCCTGCATTTGTCCTGCATGGTCATCGGCAGGCCGCTGTTTGAAAAGATCCGTTTCGATCCCGTTTTGCGGCTGGCGGCGGAAGACGTGCTTTTCTTCTGCGATTGCATTCTTGCGTCGAAACGCTCGCTTTTGTGCGACGATGCGGGCGCCATGCGCGGCATGGGTGTGAACATATTCCACAGCATCGACAACAGCTCGCCGGAATTCCTGCGCCAGCAATTCAACACCTGGGTCGCGCTCGATACGTTGCAGGGCCGGTTTGCCAAGCGGCCTGCCGATGTCGCCTCCATTGCATCTTACAAAAACACCGCGCGCAAGCAGGCGCTGTGGAGCCAGGCGGGCAAGCTGAAGCAGCGTAAGGCGCCGGAACTGGGCCTGCTGTTCAAATGGATGATGCGTGATCCTGCCATTTTGCGTGCAGCACTGGAGCTTGGGACTGGCAAATTCGCCCGTCCGAAGTGACCCTGACGCAACCACATTCTTATTTCAGGAGTATTCCATGAAACCATATCACTGGGAATCGCACCACGGTAATTTCGGCGATGACCTCAATCTCTGGCTTTGGGATTTTCTGCTGCCCGGCCTGCGGGATGTCCACCCGGATGTGCTGCTGGTGGGCGTCGGCACGGTGTTGAACGACGTTCTGTTTCCGCCGCAGCAGCGTAAGCTGATCATCGGCAGCGGTTATGGCTACGGTGCCGTACCGGATATCTCCAATAAGGAATTGTGGGATATTCGCTGCGTGCGCGGTGAGATGACGGCTGGCAAGCTCGGTTTGCCGGTAGAGATGGGTATCGTCGACCCTGCGGTGATGGTGACGGAGATGGCGGAGTTCCGAAATCTGCCGAAGCTCCACAAGAAGACTTTCGTGCCCCATTGGGAATCTGCGGAATTCGGCATGTGGGAAACGGTCTGCGAGCCTGCGGGCCTGACCTATCTGGACCCGCGCGGCGAGGCGAAGGCTGTTATCAAGCACATTGCCCAGTCGGAATTCATCGTGGCCGAGTCCATGCATGGCGCTATTCTGGCTGATGCCTTCCGCGTGCCTTGGGTCGCTGTCAGCACGTCAACCTCCATCAACAGTTTCAAATGGAGCGACTGGGCGGGCACCGTAGGTGTTAAGTACGAGCCGCGTTATGTGCCGGTTTCCACGCGTGCCGAGGCTGCGAAGAAGGGCTCCAAATTCTGGGGCATGAGCTTCCCGCCGCCACCGCCAGCACCCGTCGTGGAGCGACCAGTCGAGGCGTCGCATGATGGTGAGTTGCTGGTGCGTCCGCATCAGGAGCAGCGCTCCCTGCGCAAGCTGGCTAAGCAGGTTCTCGCAGCACCATCCACGCTTGCCCTTTGGCAGGCAAGTCGAGCTGAGCCTCGGCTCAGCCCCGATGGCCGGTTGGAAGAACGCAAGGAGCGTTTTCAAGCCGTGCTTGAAACGATCAAAAGAGACTATTTCTGATATCGGCTGACGCCGCTCGATTTTTCAAGAATTGAGCGGCGTTGCATTCAACAGATAGCGGATATCTGCCACTTGCTTTGGCGCTGGGCGATACCGGGCGGTTTTGTCGCGAAAAATACCTTGTGCGATCGCCGGTACGGCAGGCAAGCGCTTCAAGGCGTGGGACAGCGCGCCGCCCATGCCCCCCTTGGCCTTCGCATCGAGAAAATCCCGCAACTCGAACTTCTCGCGAATATGCAGCTCGTGTTCTTCAAGAAGCGCCTTTTCAGGCGGCGTCAGCGAATATTGCGCGAGGATTTTCCGGTCCGCCTCATAGAGCTGCCGCAAGTCCTCCGTGCGGTGGCGACCACTCAAGGAATCGCCACGAACGATGGCGCCGTAACCGCAATTGCGGATGACCTTGTAGCGCGCACCGCAGGCCAGTGCCCGCACATAAAGCTCGTAGTCTTCGCCCAGCCGCAGGGCTTCATCGTAACGCAGAGCGTTTTTCTCAAGAAATGCGCGGCGGATCACGGGCTTCAGAAAGCCAGTCTCCCCACGCTCGATACCGCGCTTGGAAATGTTGCCTTGAACGAATTCGGACAGTGTCAGGAAATGCTCTTCCGGCGCAAAACGTGCGGGCTGCATGGAGGATGCACCCGATACGGACTGTTGGATGAAGGCAATATTGTCGGCGACCAGGTCCCAATCGTCGCTTTCCAGCATGGCGGCAAAGCGGCCCCGGAAAAAGAAATCGTCCGCATCGAGAATGCTGATAAGGGGGGCAGACGAAATGGCGATGGCGTGATTGCGGGCAGCAGATGGCCCACGGTTCACATCGAAGCGCTCGACTTTCAGACGCCCGGTGCCATCGTCGCAGGCCGACGCGATTGCGGCTGTCGCGTCTGTGGAGCCATCGTCGATCACGACGACCTCGAACACTTCAGGTTCGGTCAGCGCTGATTTAATCGCTGTTGCGATGGTATCGGACGCGTTTTTGGCAGCGATAATCACGCAAATGGATCGCAAATCCCCAGTCATGCCAACTCCTGCTTCGTTACGTTGCCGTTTTTTCGACGCAGAAAATGTCAGGGATAAGGACGCCGTGCGATTATTTCGCACCTGCGAGAAGTTTGAGGTCGGCGGCGG is a window of Agrobacterium vaccinii DNA encoding:
- a CDS encoding glycosyltransferase family 2 protein, which gives rise to MTGDLRSICVIIAAKNASDTIATAIKSALTEPEVFEVVVIDDGSTDATAAIASACDDGTGRLKVERFDVNRGPSAARNHAIAISSAPLISILDADDFFFRGRFAAMLESDDWDLVADNIAFIQQSVSGASSMQPARFAPEEHFLTLSEFVQGNISKRGIERGETGFLKPVIRRAFLEKNALRYDEALRLGEDYELYVRALACGARYKVIRNCGYGAIVRGDSLSGRHRTEDLRQLYEADRKILAQYSLTPPEKALLEEHELHIREKFELRDFLDAKAKGGMGGALSHALKRLPAVPAIAQGIFRDKTARYRPAPKQVADIRYLLNATPLNS
- a CDS encoding glycosyltransferase family A protein — translated: MAKFTVVIPYYQKQHGVLGRALASVFSQSLQDFDLVTVDDESPYPIEKELEELTEAQRNRIKVIKQANGGPGGARNTGLDNVPAETAYVAFLDSDDMWTPDHLKNAAYSLETFGGECYWASMQASDEFYYHFAISELENNEGATRLNESPKVIELPDLASVMLRNWSFLHLSCMVIGRPLFEKIRFDPVLRLAAEDVLFFCDCILASKRSLLCDDAGAMRGMGVNIFHSIDNSSPEFLRQQFNTWVALDTLQGRFAKRPADVASIASYKNTARKQALWSQAGKLKQRKAPELGLLFKWMMRDPAILRAALELGTGKFARPK
- a CDS encoding polysaccharide pyruvyl transferase family protein; the protein is MKPYHWESHHGNFGDDLNLWLWDFLLPGLRDVHPDVLLVGVGTVLNDVLFPPQQRKLIIGSGYGYGAVPDISNKELWDIRCVRGEMTAGKLGLPVEMGIVDPAVMVTEMAEFRNLPKLHKKTFVPHWESAEFGMWETVCEPAGLTYLDPRGEAKAVIKHIAQSEFIVAESMHGAILADAFRVPWVAVSTSTSINSFKWSDWAGTVGVKYEPRYVPVSTRAEAAKKGSKFWGMSFPPPPPAPVVERPVEASHDGELLVRPHQEQRSLRKLAKQVLAAPSTLALWQASRAEPRLSPDGRLEERKERFQAVLETIKRDYF